Proteins from a single region of candidate division WOR-3 bacterium:
- the recA gene encoding recombinase RecA, with product MPKDEKEAALGSALGQIEKQFGKGSVMRLGDSHARVPVEAIPTGSLGLDAALGIGGVPRGRFVEIFGPEASGKTTLALELIAQCQKLGGTAAFIDAEHAMDPAYAERLGVDVEQLLVSQPDSGEQALEIAEILTRSGGLDLFVVDSVAALVPKAEIEGEMGDAFVGVQARLMSQALRKLSGVASKSKTCAVFTNQIRHKIGVMFGSPETTPGGLALKFYTSVRLDVRRIAAIKKGEEVIGARTRVRVVKNKLAPPFRQAEFDLIYSDGILRSGELVDMGVEQGILGKSGSWYTFGEKRIGQGREAAIEYLNENPKDAEKIETALREKLGIPRPKSLKNEGPASEPSKKK from the coding sequence ATGCCCAAAGATGAGAAAGAAGCCGCACTCGGCAGCGCCCTTGGACAAATCGAGAAGCAGTTCGGCAAGGGTTCGGTGATGCGCCTGGGCGACTCTCACGCCCGGGTTCCAGTTGAGGCTATTCCGACCGGTTCGCTCGGGCTGGATGCCGCACTTGGCATCGGTGGCGTGCCGCGGGGTCGGTTTGTTGAGATATTTGGCCCTGAAGCCTCAGGCAAGACCACCCTGGCGCTTGAGCTCATCGCACAGTGCCAGAAGCTCGGCGGCACCGCCGCGTTTATTGACGCCGAGCACGCAATGGACCCGGCTTATGCCGAACGGCTGGGCGTCGACGTTGAGCAGTTACTGGTGTCCCAGCCAGACTCAGGCGAGCAGGCTCTGGAGATCGCCGAGATTCTAACCCGGTCAGGCGGATTGGACCTTTTTGTGGTTGACTCGGTCGCCGCGCTCGTGCCCAAGGCGGAAATCGAGGGCGAGATGGGCGACGCATTTGTCGGGGTCCAGGCGCGTCTCATGTCACAGGCTTTGCGCAAACTTTCGGGTGTTGCTTCCAAGTCCAAGACCTGCGCAGTATTCACGAATCAGATAAGACATAAGATTGGCGTGATGTTCGGCTCGCCGGAAACTACGCCCGGCGGCCTGGCACTGAAGTTCTACACGTCGGTGCGGCTTGACGTTCGCAGAATCGCCGCCATCAAGAAGGGCGAGGAAGTAATTGGCGCACGCACCCGCGTGAGGGTAGTGAAAAACAAGCTGGCCCCGCCGTTCCGCCAGGCCGAGTTCGACCTTATCTATTCTGATGGCATCCTGCGGTCTGGAGAGCTAGTAGATATGGGCGTGGAACAGGGCATTCTGGGGAAATCAGGGTCCTGGTACACCTTTGGCGAGAAGCGCATTGGCCAAGGTCGCGAGGCGGCCATTGAATATCTGAATGAGAACCCGAAGGACGCCGAGAAAATTGAAACGGCCCTGCGCGAGAAGCTCGGCATCCCCAGGCCCAAGTCCTTGAAGAACGAGGGCCCGGCATCCGAACCATCAAAGAAGAAGTAG
- a CDS encoding zinc ribbon domain-containing protein: protein MLCWQCGAEIPADAQTCPECDAELGETPRLRVRRGELRCPECGSTWDREEEICPECGMSPFDDIPAPDETDL from the coding sequence ATGCTTTGCTGGCAATGCGGTGCTGAAATCCCGGCCGACGCTCAGACCTGTCCTGAGTGCGACGCCGAGCTGGGCGAGACCCCAAGACTCCGGGTCCGCCGGGGCGAATTGCGCTGTCCGGAGTGTGGCTCCACTTGGGATCGGGAAGAAGAAATCTGCCCGGAGTGCGGGATGTCGCCCTTCGATGACATCCCGGCACCGGACGAAACCGACCTCTAG
- a CDS encoding regulatory protein RecX, producing MQVFLDGSDVLNLSKKTAENLGLAVGQELSEQELERIKQDDELRQAKEYAALLLSYRARTLRELRSRLLRKGFSEAVTDAAIRRLAELRLVDDAKFAQDYAEARIRAAGRSRRLVKAELTKLGVSRLEIEAALRDAPDEAIAAKELVAKYARRYTGLDEKTRKKRLFALLARRGFAYSTISQVLELEED from the coding sequence GTGCAGGTTTTTCTCGACGGCAGCGACGTCCTGAACCTGAGCAAGAAGACCGCTGAGAATTTGGGGCTTGCGGTCGGGCAGGAACTTTCGGAACAGGAACTTGAGCGTATCAAGCAGGATGATGAACTTCGCCAGGCCAAGGAGTACGCGGCGCTGCTGCTGTCATACCGGGCCCGGACGCTTAGGGAGTTGCGAAGCCGGTTGCTCAGAAAGGGTTTTTCGGAAGCGGTAACCGACGCGGCAATCAGGCGACTGGCGGAGTTGAGACTGGTGGACGATGCGAAGTTTGCCCAGGACTACGCTGAAGCGCGTATTCGGGCTGCGGGCCGCAGCAGGCGGCTGGTGAAGGCTGAACTGACAAAGCTCGGAGTGTCCCGGCTGGAGATAGAAGCAGCCTTACGGGATGCGCCGGACGAGGCGATTGCCGCAAAGGAGCTGGTCGCCAAGTATGCCAGGCGCTATACCGGCCTGGACGAGAAGACACGAAAGAAACGGCTCTTTGCACTTCTCGCTCGCCGCGGGTTTGCCTATAGCACTATCTCGCAGGTGCTTGAGCTCGAAGAAGACTAG